Sequence from the Methanomassiliicoccales archaeon genome:
AAGGGGGCATCTACCTGACCACCTTCCCCTCACCGTCCGTCATGCTACGCAGGTTGGTGCCTTCGGGCGCCGATCGCAAGAAAGCGAAATTCATGGCCACCGGTTTGCGGTCCGCCAGCGAGAAGGCCGTCGACCTTCTCTTCCTCAAAGGGCTTTGTGAGGCGGGAAAGATCCGGCCGGTCATCGATAGAACCTACGGTCTCGACCAGATCGCCGAGGCCCACCGCTACGTGGAAAAGGGCCACAAGAAGGGAAATGTGGTCATTCAACTATGAGAACGATCGGCAGGACCTCGCCTGATCGCTCATCCCTGTTGGCCGTCATGCGTGCCGGACGTTCGTGTACCCGGAGATCTCCGAGTTGGTCGTCGCCAGGTCCTCTACGCTCAGTTTGTGCACGTCGTCATTGCCGGTCATCCTGGCGAAGTCCTTCAGTTCCTCGTTCGAGACCCGCAGGAAGTGCTCGACCTTCCGGGCGGATATGTCGACGATCAGCCTGGCGCGCAGGTTCGGGTCCTGGGTGGTCACGCCCACCGGACAGCGACCGGTGTCGCATATCCGGTATTGCTGGCAGCCCACCGCCATGATGGCCGCGGTGCCTATGGCGACGGCGTCTGCCCCCATGGCCAGCGCCTTGGCGAAGTCCGATGAGACCCGCAGGCCGCCGGTTATGACCAGGGAGACATGGTCCGCCCCCTCCTGGTCCAGGAATTTCCTGGCCCGGTACAACGCCAGCGGCGTCGGTACGGACGCGGAGTCCTTGACGAACTTGGGAGCGGCCCCGGTCGAACCCGGCCTGCCGTCCATCGTGATGAAGTCCGGTTCTGCGTACAGCGCCACCGCCAGGTCATCCTCGATGCGGCCAGCCGCCATCTTTATGCCCACCGGCCGGCCGCCGGAGACGTCCTTCAGCATGTCCACGACCTTCTTCAGACCGACCCGGTCCCTGATCTCCGGAAAGCTCGACGGACTGATGATGTCCACTCCTTCCGGCTTGCCCCTGATCTCCGCGATCTCCTTCGTCACCTTTTCCGCCGGCAGGTGCCCGCCCATGCCCGGCTTCACCGACTGGCCGATCTTGATCTCGATGGCGTGCGAGCGTTTCAGGTTCTCCTCGGTGACGCAGTACTTGTTCGGGACATATTCGAATATGTAACGGTGGGCGTTGTTGAACTCGTCGTCGATCAGCCCGCCCTCGCCGGAACCGATCGCCGTGCCGACCGCCGCGCTGCCCTTGGCCAATGCGACCTTGCACTCCCGGGACAGCGCACCGAAGGACATGTGGCTGACCATGATCGGCGTGTCGATGACCATCGGTTGCTTGGCGTTCGGACCGATGACCGTGGTGGTGCTGACCGGGTCGATATGGTTGAAAGGGATCTTTGCCAGCTGTGCTCCCAGCACCAGGATGTCGTCCCAGGAGATCACCGTTGACTTCGTCCGCATCGGTTCCAGTATGGTTTCGGCGGAGGTGGTGATCCGGTGGATATCCGCCATTCGCGGCTCGGTCTCGTCGCTCCTGCGTGCCCAGCGGGCCAGGTAACCGCCGATCTCCTCTTCCTCCAGCATCACCTTGAGCGTGTGCACCTTGCCGCAGTGCGGACAGGTCACCATCTCCTGCAGCTGGGAAGGGGTCCTTTCCTCGACCAGTTTCAGATGGGACTTGTCGGAATCGCAGATATGGCACCTCCAGGTGTCGGGGAAGTCCTGGGGGTACGTGCCGGGCTTGATGCCGGTAGGGGAATCGCCCCTGTCCACCTCATACTCGAACACATGACAGACGTTGCAGCGGTATTTGGGCATGGTCATCCTTCCTTACGTCCTGGATGAGGCAGTTATCTTGAACCGCGACCGCTTATATTTTCCGATGTCAGCACAGTTCCTTATTATCATTTTGACATTTTCATTTAGACAGATTTATATTCTGAAAATAGGAATGTTCGCCAGCTCGGAACGGATGGGAATAGGCCGTTGTGCAAATACCGTTATAAGGGCGACCGCTGCGCCCATGGGAAGATCAATTCTGCCGCATGCGTAGGCGAGGAATCCTGCAGGCATGCCGATGTCACCAACCGCCAAACATACCGCGACGATTGCTCCAAGGAGCACTGGTATGGGCTCTACTGCGCAAAATACAGACGGTTCTTCTGCGCGGGCAAGGAGAACTGCGCCTCCGCTCAGGATTACTTCGTTTCGATGGCAAGGTCCAACACCAGGGCAGAATGAGCTGCTAGAATTTCTGTCGGCGCACAGAGAAAGATGCCTGGACAATTGCCGGATCTCTAATTCGTATCCGATGCCAGTGCCTATGGAACGGTCTTGCCGGGGCGACCCTCACCGTTCCAGGGACCTTGTGCGAAAGCACCAGCCTTTATTGACGCGCAGGTCGAAGGATCCAGGCCCATTCGGCTAACTATAAGAATTCTATCGAACAGGAATTTCATCGCGCTTTATTTCTTGAAGACCTTGATAAAGATGCTTCGTTCCGAGATCGTACTGATGGTCTTGGCACCGTATTTCTTGAACGTACTTTCAATAAGCATCTCGTGCACCTTGGAGCCGTTAATGCCCAGGCTGTGCGATATCTTCATCGAATAGTGATCGCCTTCATCTGAGTAAATCGCGGTATCGAACCAGTATGCCATCTTGCCGAAGAATATGACCCCTTCAACGATCTCTTTCAGACTGAAATCCTTCAATGGTTTCTGGTAGAAGTACTCGAACGTCCATTCCAAAGGGGTCTGTTCATCTATATAGGCCCTGACCTTCTCTAGATTCGCGGTGGTCAATAGGATCTTCAGAGCTTCCTTGGGTAGCAGGCACATCGAATCGATCTCGGTGCCCACCCGGACAAATGCATCCTCTTCCGGGGACAGCTTGGGCACTGCTTTGGAATGATCCTCGAGATTCTCTATCGCGAACTCCAAGGCCTTTTGTTGGGTGCCATATTTATCTGCGAGCTTCAAGAGGATCCCCCAGTGTTTAGCAGATATTGTTGTGGATATCCGATTGTTCTTCAAAGGCCGCCACCTCAATATTTATAGCATATTTTTATGTATAATAAATATCTCACACGTTTGGATTTTAGACCATACGCATGTTAACACATATCATGCATAATGAACGCATACCGTGCAGATAACAAATATGTAATTGCGTATTATATTATTCAAATGTCGGATTTAGTATTCCCATCGTAAGGGCCGCTGGCCAATTGGGTGTTAAGTCATCATCACCTGAACATCGAGTCTGGGGACCGAACAGAAGGTAAGGGTCCCTGAGGGGAATGCGACCCGACCAATGGAATGACAGCACTTCCTAACTCTTTAGTCCGATCTCGGGAGGTAAGGAGCAATGCGAACGAGACCTGAAACACGGCAGGGAGACGTTCCAGGTCACCTGTACCCGGTGAGGCCATTACCTGTTCCGGAGAATACGCCTATCGAAGAACCTGAAGTTAACTCCAACTCGCGCATCCTTGTCCTTGCCCCCCACCTCGAGGACCCGATCATCGGATGTGGTGGCACCATGTGCAAGCTGGGAAAACGCGGAGCCCACGTTAAGGTCCTTTACATGACCGATCCCTCCTACGGGAACGGGGACGGCCCCTCATCTGGACCGGGGCCGATGGAGAAGAAGAAGGACGCCGCAGATTCTCTCGCTTTGTTAAGATGTTATGAATCGGAATGCCTGGGATTCCCTGGCCTGGAGATCAGTTGCGGAATACAGATCAAGCGCCTCCTGCTCCAGGTCATTGAATGCTATTCGCCGGACATCGCCTTCATCCCGTCCGTCCATGACCTGCATCCAGACAACATGATGACCGGATTGTTGGCCGCCAGCGCGCTCATGGAGTATGACAGACGTCTCACTCTCTACTCCTATGACGTGTGGGGCGGCCTCTTTCCCAATAACCTGATCGATATCTCAGATGTCATGGAGGACAAACTGGCCGCCATCAGTTCATGTGGCTTGAGATGCGAGATGGACAACAGCAGGAATGGGTCGACGGAGGGGTGTTCCTTCCGCCTGTCATCGGTGCAGGGAGACCGGCATTACGAACCGTTCCTCAGGCAGAACCGGGAGGACTTTGTCATCATGGCCTGGCAGTACAGAGCGTACGGTTATGTCGACGGCAAGGTGACCGTCGATACCGATCGATATGACGCACAGCTTTCGGCAAATGACCCATCGAACTGCTATGCGAGGGATCTGTGATCAGCTCTCGAAGTACAGCTCTTTCTTGATCCGCGGCACCATGGCCGCGAGGACCGCCGACTCGGTCAGTTCCTGACGCTTCATGACCCCGTTGGTGAGGAATCCGATGGCGCCTCCCTTCCGGCCGATGCTCTCGCCCACGATCTTCTCCGCGAAAACGTCGCCCACGGTCAACCCCTTCAGAAGTTCAGATTCGATCATGGACGGATAGCGGAAACCCGGACCTGTGCCGAAGGTGTAACGACCCATCTTGTCCAGGATGGCGCAGTATTGGACGTCGTAGATCCCGTCCTCGCGGCGGAAAAGTCCGGCCTCGATCCCCACGCCGATGTCGGCGTTCTGCATGACCTGCCAGGCGCGTTCCTTCGCCCCCCGCTTGACGTCATCCTCCCAAGGCTCGTCCGGAACGGACGTGTGGGTGACGGAGCCTTCGATCTCCAGCTCCGGGAAGAAATGGGAGAAGATGTTCCTGACCGCCTCCATCTTGACCGGGTTGACCGAGCCGACATGCACCACCAGGGGCCGGTTCAGATGCCCCTCGAGGTCCACCTCGCCGTCCAGCACCCGGGTGGAACTGATCGGGCACCAGTCGTCCGCCAGGACATGGCCGATCTGGACGATCATTAGGCGCTTCAGTCCCCGGCGCTCCCTCTCTGCGTTGATGATGGCCACGTTGCCGATGGTCTCCGGCGAGACCACTATGGCATCCAGGGTGCCGTCCCGGGCGGCCTCGCCCATCGATGAATCGATGATATGCACGGCATAGGGCTTGCCCTTGGTCTCGGCATAGTCGATGACCGACGAACGCCTGTCCAGCATCGGGGTCATCCGGATCTTGTGCCTGGCGGCGTACTCGTCGGACATGAGGCCGATGGCCACCTCGTCCCCTACCTCGAAGGCCTTGTCGAGCAGGGCCCGGTGCCCCTTGTGCAGCACACTGAACGTTCCGCCGATAGCGACCTTCATTGCAATCCCACAACGATCATCGCAATTATCAGGACCACGAAACTGACCACGTAGAGCATCATCAGCTGCTTCTTTTTCTTCTGCATGACGCCCTTGTTGGAGCTGCCACATTCCTCGGAGCAGAAGCGGTCGTCGCCCACGAATGCCTTGCCGCACTCACGGCAGTGTTTGTGTTGGGCGATCTTGTCCTTGAATTGCATCGGATTTGTAATGTCAGGCCCTTAAAAGAACTTTGCCAATCAAATCCCCGTTATGGCGATTCGGGCATGTCCCCGATACCGGTCTCGCAGCGCCGGTCCAGCTCGTTGTTCATGATGATGATGCAGTGATCGGCGTGGTAGGAGATGGGGCCCAGGCAGATAATGCCCGGCGTATGGCGCAGCAACTGCGACTCCTCATCGCTGGTCAGGTCCGTATGGTCGCTGAGCACGAAGGTGACGTCGCCTTCGAATCTCTTGTCCCGGACGTCGTTCCCGTCCTCCTTGAGGTAGACGATGCGGGACCGCTCCGACAGTTCGTCTATGACATCGGTGAAGCCCTTGGCCGACACGTAGATCCCGGGCGAGCTCTTGACCTCCCCCTGGCCGGTCTGAAGCAGCGCGTTCCTCACCAGCGCCCCGGTGCTCCTCTCGTCCGGGTTCAGGTACTTGAGCTCGTTGCCGACCAGCCGGACGGTCCGAGGCGGGGTCGGCGGCCCCTGCAACACCAGATACACCTCCACGTCCCGGCGCAGCTTGTGCGACAGGAAGAATGCCGAGTTGATGCACCTCAGAAGTATGTCCAGACGACCCGCCCCGCCGGCCATGTCATCCAGCTTGAAATCACCGTTGCTGACGGCCTTGTGGCCGACGATGACGAACCGCCTCACTCGATACCCTCCAGACCGCCGGCGCCCGCCTGCTTCATCAGTTGCTTGCGCAGCTTGCGGTTGCCCATGAAGCCCTTGACCGCCTTCTTGGAGTTGTTGTACTGGTGGATCAGTTCGCGCACGTCCTTCGGGTCGGTGCCCGAACCGCGCGCGATGCGGACGATGCGGTTGCCCTTGATAAGACGGGGCTCCTCCATCTCCTCCTCGGTCATCGAGTCCATGATGATGCGGTACTTCGCGAGCCGTTCCTGCGACTCCTCCACGTTGATCTTGTCGGTCATGCCGCCGCCCATGCCGGGCAGCATGCCCATGAGCTTCTTCAGCGGGCCCATGTTGGAGAGCATCTCCATCTGGTCGTACATCTCCCTCAGGGTGAACTTCCCGGACATGATCTTCTTGGTGGTCTCCTCCGCCGCCTCTTCGCTGATGTTCTCCTTAGCGGTCTCGAGAAGCGACTGCAGGTCGCCCATGCCCAGCAGACGGGAGATGAAACGGGTCGGTATGAACGGGTCCAGGTCCTCCAGGTGCTCGCCCACTCCGATGAACACGATGGGCGCCTTCGTCCTCGCCACCGCGCTGAGCGCGCCGCCGCCCTTGGCGGTACCGTCCATCTTGGTGATGATGACCGACGTGATGCCCACCGCCTCATGGAACGCCTGGGCCTGCGGGCCGGCCTGCTGTCCCACGGATGCGTCCAGGACCAGTATCCTCTCCGTCGGCTTGGCGACGGCGGCGATGTCCTTGATCTCCTGGATCAGGTCCGTCTCCAGGGCGTGACGTCCGGAGGTGTCGACGATGATCACATCCTGGTTGGCCAGCGCCTTCATGCCCTCGGCGACGATCTTGGATGCGTTCGTCTCCCCGGGTATGCCGAAGAAGTTGATGCCCACCTTGTCGGCGATCTGCTTCAGCTGGTCATAGGCTGCCGGACGGTACACGTCGCCGGCGATCAGCCCGACCTTCATGCCCTTCTTGTGAAAGTAACGTCCGAGCTTCCCGGAGGTGGTGGTCTTCCCCTGACCGTAGAGGCCGACCATCATGATGGTCTGCTTCTGGATCGGCAGCGTCTTCTGTTCGCCGAGGATCTTGACCAGCTCGTCGTTGATGATCCTGACCACGTGCTCGCGCGAGCTCTTTCCTGCCGGAGGCTTCTCGGTCAGCGCGCGGCGTTCGACCTCCTTGGTGATCTCCAGGACCAGCTTGACGTTGACGTCCGCCTGTAGCAGCGCCCGCTGTATGTCCTTGGTGATCTCCTTGACCAGCTTCTCGTCGATGTTGCTGGCGTTGACTATCTTCTTCAGTACGTCGCGCAGCGATTGGCCAAGGTTCTCGAGCACCATTTCAAAGTCCTCTGCCAGCGGTAGGGTTCAAACGATAATAACCTTTTTGCGATGGCATAAAATTGTGATAGAAGGAAAAAGGTTTGGGAAGGGCTAGCCTTGTCAGAAGGGATGGGATGCACTCTGAAAACTAGCCCAGACCTTCCCACTACTACTATCTATTATAGAATATTTATAGCTTTCTTAAATTAAGGTGTATTCCGATAATTAGAGGCACCTTATTTTCCCTTAGGTGATAGCTAAAAAATAAAGAATTGTATGAAAAGGGTTTCGGCCTACAGGTAGCCGGACTTCTGAAGGGTCATCAGATCTTCGGTGCTGAGCTTCTCGCCCTTCTTGAACTTGTCAAAGATCTCTTCCGACTCCTTCATGGCGGAGGATTCGTCCTTCTTCTTCCTCGCCTTGCGGGCCTTCTGCCTCAGGCCGGTGATGATCTTATCGTAGTCGTGCACCTGACGGATGGCCTCGATGTGCCTCTTGTGCTCATCGTCCGCCTTGACCTTGGTCTCGATGAACTTCTCCTGCGATCCGTCCGCTTCCTTCCTCAGGGAGTCGGCCTTCTCGTAGAGCTGGATCATCGCATCGTGTTCCGCCTGGGCCTTCTCCGCCAGCTCCGAGACGAGCTTGTGCTGCGCCTCTGCCTGGTCCTTGGCCTCGCGGAGCTCATGGATCGCGCCCTTTACGTCGGAGTTCATCTCCAGGGACTTCTCGCGCTCCTTGATCTGTATCGATAGGGACTTCATCAGGTCGACCAGTTCCTTCTCCTTCTCCTTGGTGAGGGAAGAGGTCATCTGCTTGAACTCGAGGGCCTTGAGGTCCTTCTTCATGCGCTGGACCGATGGTCCCTCATGAGGAATGGTGTCCTTCTTGAGCTTGGTAACGTTCTCGTTGAGCTCGTTGACCTTCTTGTTCCATTGGTCGCGGCTTTCCTTTGCAGCCTTGACCTGTTCGTTCAGTGTGTCCCTAGTCTCGCGGTGTTTGGCCGCCTCTTCTACCAGTTCACGGACCTTTGCGTTCAGCTCGTCTCTCTTTTGAACCCATTCTTTCGTCTTTTCGTTGAGTTCATCCCGGAGCCGCCTGTGCTTCTCCGCCTCGTTGTTGTTGAGCTGACGCTTCTGGTCGAGGTCCTCTAACAGTTCGGTCATAAATCTCACTCTCAATTGTGCATTTGACAATTAAGGCAAGTTCGACATAATGCAGATTATTTATAACTCTTTCGATAACCTTCGAGTTTCGTAGCCCGAGCCAGCCAGAGCACTAGCGGCCGTCCCCGGGGTCGTCCTCGAGGCTATCATCCTCGTCGTCCTTTGGTAGGTCGTCCTCGATATGCTCGACATCGATGTCGTGCCAACCGTCGTTCGGGGAGTCGAGGGTACCGTCCTTCATCTGGAACTTGACCTTGAGCTTGCCTTCCTCATAGAAGACGGTGGCGCTCTTGACCATCGAAACGTAATAGTTCACCCTTTTCCCGTTCTTGGTCAGCTTGCGCTCGGTGCACACCAGCATGCCCGCCGCCTCCAGGTCCCGGATCCTCCGATAACAGGCGGCGATCGGTATGCCGAACTGCGATGATATGTCCTGTGCGCACTTCGATATTCTCACCGTGGCGACCAGTATCTTGACCGCGTATGGGTCGGTGAGAAGCTGGGAGGCGCTCAGGAGGTCGACCATGTACAGCTCCCAATCGCAAGATGAGAATAAAAAGCCAGAGGGCTCCTTTTCAGGAAATAGAAATCTTGCCTTCCGGGTCGAAGGATACACATGGCCGAGGCGTTGGACCGCCTTCCAGTGCCTTGAATGACCCCAGACGGGTTCATTGTGCTCCTTCTCCTCAGGTGGCGCTCAGACCAGGGGCATCAGCCTGGGGCATTCCTTGTCGCCCACCATCTCGATCTCCAGATGGTAGTATGGCGTATAAGGCTTCTGGCCGCACATCAGCACGGTCCCGTTGATGCTCTCCAGCTTGAGATGCATCGTGGCCTGGTTGGCAAGATGCGGCAGCGATTTGCTGATCGGGGTCGCCTCCGCCACCACCACGTGACCGCCACGCCTCATGGCGTCGATGTGATGGAACGTCTGCGGCAGTACGTCCCCGCCATAGGTCGCCTCCATGGAGTCGAACCCGAGTATCGAAAGGTATGGCACCGAGGATTTGGAAAGCATGTACTTGAGAGAGTCCCAGCGCAGGTCATGTGACGCGTCGGTCCCCTCGATGGCCCGCAGGAATGGGTATCCATTGGTCGACTGGTTGCTGGTGTCCAGGATGTTCAGGCCGTCGTGCATCTGGGGTTTCTCCAGCTTGCTCAGCAACCTCTTCTGGACATCGTCGTAGTCGAGCGAATAGAGCGGGTTCCAGACCAGACCGCGTCCCTTGGACAGGTGGTCTACGATGATGCAGGTCTCCAGCCACTGGACCGTGCTCTGCGGTACGCCCTGGTCGATCTCGATGAGCGTCATGCCTCCCCGGGGAAGGCCGCCCATGACCTGGTCCAGCGCGGTGCAGCCGAAAGAGATGGTCCTCGGGTCCGGGTCCGGC
This genomic interval carries:
- a CDS encoding glutamate synthase-related protein; this translates as MPKYRCNVCHVFEYEVDRGDSPTGIKPGTYPQDFPDTWRCHICDSDKSHLKLVEERTPSQLQEMVTCPHCGKVHTLKVMLEEEEIGGYLARWARRSDETEPRMADIHRITTSAETILEPMRTKSTVISWDDILVLGAQLAKIPFNHIDPVSTTTVIGPNAKQPMVIDTPIMVSHMSFGALSRECKVALAKGSAAVGTAIGSGEGGLIDDEFNNAHRYIFEYVPNKYCVTEENLKRSHAIEIKIGQSVKPGMGGHLPAEKVTKEIAEIRGKPEGVDIISPSSFPEIRDRVGLKKVVDMLKDVSGGRPVGIKMAAGRIEDDLAVALYAEPDFITMDGRPGSTGAAPKFVKDSASVPTPLALYRARKFLDQEGADHVSLVITGGLRVSSDFAKALAMGADAVAIGTAAIMAVGCQQYRICDTGRCPVGVTTQDPNLRARLIVDISARKVEHFLRVSNEELKDFARMTGNDDVHKLSVEDLATTNSEISGYTNVRHA
- a CDS encoding PIG-L deacetylase family protein yields the protein MRTRPETRQGDVPGHLYPVRPLPVPENTPIEEPEVNSNSRILVLAPHLEDPIIGCGGTMCKLGKRGAHVKVLYMTDPSYGNGDGPSSGPGPMEKKKDAADSLALLRCYESECLGFPGLEISCGIQIKRLLLQVIECYSPDIAFIPSVHDLHPDNMMTGLLAASALMEYDRRLTLYSYDVWGGLFPNNLIDISDVMEDKLAAISSCGLRCEMDNSRNGSTEGCSFRLSSVQGDRHYEPFLRQNREDFVIMAWQYRAYGYVDGKVTVDTDRYDAQLSANDPSNCYARDL
- the yjjX gene encoding inosine/xanthosine triphosphatase, which produces MKVAIGGTFSVLHKGHRALLDKAFEVGDEVAIGLMSDEYAARHKIRMTPMLDRRSSVIDYAETKGKPYAVHIIDSSMGEAARDGTLDAIVVSPETIGNVAIINAERERRGLKRLMIVQIGHVLADDWCPISSTRVLDGEVDLEGHLNRPLVVHVGSVNPVKMEAVRNIFSHFFPELEIEGSVTHTSVPDEPWEDDVKRGAKERAWQVMQNADIGVGIEAGLFRREDGIYDVQYCAILDKMGRYTFGTGPGFRYPSMIESELLKGLTVGDVFAEKIVGESIGRKGGAIGFLTNGVMKRQELTESAVLAAMVPRIKKELYFES
- a CDS encoding DUF2116 family Zn-ribbon domain-containing protein — translated: MQFKDKIAQHKHCRECGKAFVGDDRFCSEECGSSNKGVMQKKKKQLMMLYVVSFVVLIIAMIVVGLQ
- the trmY gene encoding tRNA (pseudouridine(54)-N(1))-methyltransferase TrmY gives rise to the protein MRRFVIVGHKAVSNGDFKLDDMAGGAGRLDILLRCINSAFFLSHKLRRDVEVYLVLQGPPTPPRTVRLVGNELKYLNPDERSTGALVRNALLQTGQGEVKSSPGIYVSAKGFTDVIDELSERSRIVYLKEDGNDVRDKRFEGDVTFVLSDHTDLTSDEESQLLRHTPGIICLGPISYHADHCIIIMNNELDRRCETGIGDMPESP
- a CDS encoding signal recognition particle protein Srp54, with translation MVLENLGQSLRDVLKKIVNASNIDEKLVKEITKDIQRALLQADVNVKLVLEITKEVERRALTEKPPAGKSSREHVVRIINDELVKILGEQKTLPIQKQTIMMVGLYGQGKTTTSGKLGRYFHKKGMKVGLIAGDVYRPAAYDQLKQIADKVGINFFGIPGETNASKIVAEGMKALANQDVIIVDTSGRHALETDLIQEIKDIAAVAKPTERILVLDASVGQQAGPQAQAFHEAVGITSVIITKMDGTAKGGGALSAVARTKAPIVFIGVGEHLEDLDPFIPTRFISRLLGMGDLQSLLETAKENISEEAAEETTKKIMSGKFTLREMYDQMEMLSNMGPLKKLMGMLPGMGGGMTDKINVEESQERLAKYRIIMDSMTEEEMEEPRLIKGNRIVRIARGSGTDPKDVRELIHQYNNSKKAVKGFMGNRKLRKQLMKQAGAGGLEGIE
- a CDS encoding phosphoserine phosphatase, whose product is MTELLEDLDQKRQLNNNEAEKHRRLRDELNEKTKEWVQKRDELNAKVRELVEEAAKHRETRDTLNEQVKAAKESRDQWNKKVNELNENVTKLKKDTIPHEGPSVQRMKKDLKALEFKQMTSSLTKEKEKELVDLMKSLSIQIKEREKSLEMNSDVKGAIHELREAKDQAEAQHKLVSELAEKAQAEHDAMIQLYEKADSLRKEADGSQEKFIETKVKADDEHKRHIEAIRQVHDYDKIITGLRQKARKARKKKDESSAMKESEEIFDKFKKGEKLSTEDLMTLQKSGYL
- a CDS encoding winged helix-turn-helix domain-containing protein encodes the protein MVDLLSASQLLTDPYAVKILVATVRISKCAQDISSQFGIPIAACYRRIRDLEAAGMLVCTERKLTKNGKRVNYYVSMVKSATVFYEEGKLKVKFQMKDGTLDSPNDGWHDIDVEHIEDDLPKDDEDDSLEDDPGDGR